A genomic segment from Paenibacillus sp. FSL K6-1096 encodes:
- a CDS encoding GGDEF domain-containing protein, with the protein MHIPPPTPRQMHWNRVLLNAFWVVFLVYLSSQLYVATAMHNRPPGSSAAEYFLLHIASPDFVLFIILLVLEAIYRYKPLLSELSIILASHVYGILIIMNLSADYHVKPLIMVLPMLASMICLKVNYLKFSSFICLIYISLLFLNTSVYDYTLRVQNIIITLILAGTALAGFVVIARGRDLMQSLENSVKSEQDLRIQNIIMDRLSKIDPLTDLYNHKTFHEYLGWLIEHQQSNPFPMQLAIVDIDNFKKVNDQYGHWVGDIVLKQVAAVMLEHIGTDDFAARYGGEEFAIILTAKPLEESGRIMERIRSGIARLTVSEMENHPVTVSIGMHDYRGSDSKTTTFQQADDALYQAKKTGKNRMVIL; encoded by the coding sequence ATGCACATCCCGCCGCCAACTCCCCGCCAAATGCACTGGAACCGTGTGCTCCTCAACGCTTTCTGGGTGGTGTTCCTGGTCTATCTGTCCAGCCAGCTATATGTCGCCACCGCGATGCATAACCGCCCGCCCGGGAGCTCCGCCGCAGAATATTTCCTCTTGCACATTGCATCTCCAGATTTCGTACTGTTCATTATACTGCTGGTTCTGGAAGCTATTTATAGATATAAACCGTTGTTATCCGAATTATCGATCATTCTGGCAAGCCATGTGTACGGAATACTAATTATCATGAATCTCAGTGCAGACTACCATGTGAAGCCTCTGATTATGGTGCTGCCGATGCTGGCCTCCATGATCTGTCTGAAGGTGAACTATCTCAAGTTCTCTTCATTCATCTGCCTGATCTACATCAGCCTCCTGTTCCTCAATACCTCCGTCTATGATTACACGCTGCGTGTCCAGAACATCATCATTACCCTGATCCTCGCCGGGACTGCGCTGGCCGGGTTCGTTGTCATTGCCCGCGGCCGTGATCTCATGCAGTCGCTGGAGAATTCAGTCAAGTCCGAGCAGGATCTGCGTATTCAGAATATCATTATGGACCGCTTGTCCAAAATCGACCCCCTAACCGATCTGTACAACCATAAGACCTTCCATGAATATCTGGGCTGGCTGATCGAGCATCAGCAGAGCAATCCTTTTCCTATGCAGCTGGCAATTGTGGATATCGATAATTTCAAAAAAGTAAATGATCAGTATGGACACTGGGTCGGGGATATTGTGCTGAAGCAGGTGGCCGCAGTGATGCTGGAGCACATCGGAACGGATGACTTCGCCGCCCGCTACGGCGGGGAGGAATTCGCCATTATCCTGACCGCCAAGCCGCTGGAGGAATCCGGCCGGATTATGGAGCGGATACGGAGCGGCATCGCCCGCCTTACGGTCAGCGAGATGGAGAATCATCCGGTTACCGTCAGTATTGGAATGCATGATTACCGGGGCAGCGATTCCAAGACCACTACCTTCCAGCAGGCGGATGATGCTCTGTACCAGGCCAAAAAGACCGGCAAGAACAGGATGGTTATCCTGTAA